A genome region from Arthrobacter sp. SLBN-100 includes the following:
- a CDS encoding DUF4232 domain-containing protein, with the protein MRSQRISHGFAITTAAAAAALLLSGCGPSQPQSSTTPGSSSASPGETSESPTQSATSSESPSATAPASAPAAEPALCTAAGLSAATDATGGGAAGSVYMKLNLTNTGSEPCVLRGFAGVSLAADAAGAPIGAPAIRDEATAPTDVMLAPGQTGSAVLRYTNAGNYPDCAMVDAAGYRIYPPEDTASLFLPQPTKACSNAEIMLLTIRAFQPA; encoded by the coding sequence ATGAGGTCTCAGCGAATTTCACACGGGTTTGCCATCACGACGGCGGCAGCGGCAGCCGCGCTGCTGCTCAGCGGGTGCGGCCCAAGCCAGCCGCAATCCTCGACGACGCCGGGCAGCAGTTCTGCCAGCCCCGGCGAAACGTCCGAGTCGCCCACCCAGTCCGCAACGTCGTCGGAGTCGCCGTCGGCAACGGCCCCGGCCAGCGCTCCTGCGGCAGAACCGGCGCTCTGCACGGCGGCCGGCCTCTCCGCGGCCACGGATGCGACCGGCGGCGGGGCCGCAGGCAGCGTCTACATGAAGCTCAACCTCACCAACACCGGTTCCGAACCATGTGTTCTTCGTGGCTTCGCCGGTGTTTCCCTGGCCGCGGATGCTGCCGGTGCTCCCATCGGCGCGCCGGCCATCCGTGACGAAGCCACCGCACCCACCGACGTCATGCTGGCACCAGGGCAGACCGGCTCGGCCGTCCTGCGCTACACGAATGCCGGAAACTATCCCGACTGCGCCATGGTGGACGCCGCCGGCTACCGGATCTACCCCCCGGAGGACACGGCGTCGCTGTTCCTGCCCCAACCCACCAAGGCGTGCAGCAACGCGGAGATTATGCTGCTGACCATCAGGGCCTTCCAGCCGGCATAA
- a CDS encoding FAD-dependent oxidoreductase has product MTSIWLDSREAFTSDPFEPGSSYDTVVAGAGLTGLVTALLLARSGQNVLVLEARFPGAVTTGNTTAKVTLLQGTFLSQLSRQYSQKQVQAYVDGNREGQAWLLRYLDEHNVPYQTRDAYTYAASAQGTEKLREEVSAASTAGLDVEYVRDAGLPFPVHGAVRLADQAQIHPVDVLDTLVADIRSRGGSVVGGVRLQDVTGGSPATVHTDRGTVTANEVVLATGIPVLDRGLYFAKLKPSRSYAAALQLREDQAPPAGMYISVEQPTHSLRDYEIDGRRLLLVGGHGHHVGRARSEKHHLGSLLDWAAQQYPGSQVTHTWSAQDYMAVNLMPFFGKLPRGKGHVYFGTGYNKWGMTNAVAASLGIAADILGGHVPWADTIHHRVTSPSGAFSAVSLNAGVAAKLASGWGQLAAEGLITEGGKVLKKDKDQLPAPPAPVVPEDGQGQVYREGTRPVAVSTVDGTTCKLSAVCTHLGGIVHWNDSEQTWDCPLHGSRFTNEGKLLEGPATKNLPAAGKA; this is encoded by the coding sequence ATGACGTCGATTTGGTTGGACAGCCGGGAAGCATTTACTTCTGATCCGTTCGAGCCCGGGAGCAGTTACGACACTGTGGTGGCCGGGGCCGGGCTCACCGGCTTGGTGACCGCGCTCCTGCTGGCCCGTTCCGGGCAGAACGTCCTGGTGCTGGAGGCGCGCTTCCCCGGTGCGGTGACTACCGGGAACACCACCGCCAAAGTGACGCTGCTGCAGGGCACTTTCCTGTCCCAGCTGTCCAGGCAGTACTCGCAGAAACAGGTGCAGGCATACGTGGACGGCAACCGTGAAGGCCAGGCCTGGCTCCTGCGGTACCTCGACGAGCACAACGTGCCCTATCAGACGCGGGATGCCTACACCTATGCGGCTTCTGCGCAGGGGACGGAGAAGCTGCGCGAGGAAGTCAGCGCCGCTTCCACCGCCGGGCTGGACGTGGAGTACGTGCGCGACGCCGGCCTGCCATTCCCCGTGCACGGCGCCGTACGCCTCGCGGACCAGGCGCAGATCCATCCTGTCGATGTGCTGGACACGCTCGTGGCCGACATCCGAAGCCGCGGGGGGTCCGTGGTAGGCGGGGTCCGGTTGCAGGATGTCACAGGCGGCAGCCCTGCCACGGTCCACACGGACCGCGGCACCGTCACCGCGAACGAAGTGGTGCTGGCCACCGGTATCCCCGTGCTCGACCGCGGGTTGTACTTCGCCAAGCTGAAGCCCAGCCGGTCCTACGCGGCAGCACTGCAGCTGCGGGAGGACCAGGCCCCGCCCGCGGGAATGTACATCTCGGTGGAACAGCCCACGCACTCCCTGCGGGACTACGAGATAGACGGCCGCCGGCTGCTGCTGGTGGGCGGGCACGGCCACCACGTGGGCCGGGCAAGGTCCGAGAAACACCACCTGGGGAGCCTGCTGGACTGGGCCGCCCAGCAGTACCCGGGCTCGCAGGTGACCCACACCTGGTCAGCGCAGGATTACATGGCCGTCAACCTCATGCCCTTCTTTGGCAAGCTGCCACGGGGCAAGGGCCACGTCTACTTCGGCACGGGCTACAACAAGTGGGGCATGACCAATGCCGTCGCCGCTTCTTTGGGAATTGCTGCGGACATCCTCGGCGGGCATGTGCCGTGGGCGGACACCATCCACCACCGCGTCACTTCCCCGTCCGGAGCCTTCTCGGCAGTTTCCCTCAACGCCGGCGTGGCGGCCAAGCTGGCTTCCGGCTGGGGGCAGCTTGCCGCCGAAGGCCTGATAACCGAAGGTGGGAAGGTCCTGAAAAAGGACAAGGACCAGTTGCCGGCACCGCCCGCCCCTGTGGTCCCGGAGGACGGCCAAGGGCAGGTGTACCGTGAGGGCACCCGCCCGGTTGCCGTCTCCACCGTGGACGGAACCACCTGCAAGCTGTCCGCGGTCTGCACGCATCTGGGCGGCATTGTGCACTGGAACGACAGCGAACAGACCTGGGACTGCCCGCTCCACGGCTCCCGCTTCACCAATGAGGGAAAGCTCCTCGAGGGGCCGGCCACCAAGAACCTTCCCGCCGCAGGGAAGGCTTGA
- a CDS encoding Lhr family ATP-dependent helicase, with product MQQEQGSRPGGTSASTPMGQFSRPTREWFLGAFPEPTPAQDGAWQAISSASHALVVAPTGSGKTLAAFLWALDRLLVSGSAAPEGLVPDVTGPEAPAKGRRPRAPKRKTRVLYISPLKALGVDVERNLRSPLIGITQTAKRLGLPAPLITVGVRSGDTTAADRRALLSSPPDILITTPESLFLMLTSRARETLTEVDTIIIDEVHAVAGTKRGAHLAVSLERLDALLPKPAQRIGLSATVEPKELVAQFLAGTAPVEIVAPPAKKNWDLTVSVPVEDMSDLQGAAGAFDSGPASGLQPQASIWPHVEEKIVDLVLANQSTIVFANSRRLSERLTARLNEIYAERQLVAAGGGWDDPGPQQRAPGIPASTATPAHMMAQAGSTAGADPVLARAHHGSVSKDQRALIEDDLKSGRLRCVVATSSLELGIDMGAVDLVVQVESPPSVASGLQRVGRAGHQVGEVSQGVLFPKHRADLVHTAITVERMLTGKIERLSIPANPLDILAQQTVAATALGSIDVEEWFTTVRRSAPFASLPRSAFEATLDLLAGRYPSDEFAELRPRIIWDRNAGTIEGRPGAQRLAVTSGGTIPDRGLFGVYIIGTEVEGTSSPSTDGKPAPAPKGGRRVGELDEEMVYESRVGDIFALGATSWKIEDITHDRVLVSPAFGQPGKLPFWKGDSLGRPVDLGRALGAFVRELSASDVGPATERCKASGLDDFAANNLISYLSEQKQATEVVPNDTTLVVERFHDELGDWRVILHSPFGMPVHAPWALAVGQRLHQRYGMDGSAMAADDGIVLRVPMMEDEPPGAELFLFDPEELEQIVTAEVGGSALFASRFRECAARALLLPRQTPGKRQPLWQQRQRSAQLLDVARKYPTFPIVLETVRECLQDVYDLPALKDIAASVERRELRIVQTTTSQPSPFAKSLLFGYVAQFLYEGDSPLAERRAAALALDSTLLNELLGRVELRELLDAKVIEATERELQRLVPDRRARGVEGVADLLRLLGPLAPTEAAARLEPVVEPVETGPADTPVVEPAETGPAKTPVVEPAETKPAKTPVVEPVETEAEPFQADSAHASTKSATAHLLALQRANRAIKVNIAGVERFAAVEDAARLRDAIGVPLPMGVPLAFIEPVADPLGDLVSRYARTHGPFTAGEAAARLGLGVAVVSTALKRLAADGRVVEGEFRPHSGESMAPEIPALDAPAPEAQQPVAPTPDTRSGDTHSADTQIAETQGADPQHAEAQHHSSVSEWCDAEVLRKLRRRSLAALRAEVEPVDGSAYGRFLPAWQHVRTPGGGRGQPALRGLDGIVTAIDQLSGVPVPASAWEPLVLASRVSNYQPAMLDELMAAGEVLWSGAGALPGNDGWVSLHLADSAELTLNPAIDYEPGNAQLRLLEHLRNNGGGYFFRQLTDVAGGMDSVLSDQEVVTALWDLAWAGRVTGDTFAPVRALIAGGHTAHRQVARAPRARAPRMSRLGRSHGTGLMGSAGLGSGRYGTSSAAVATPPMVAGRWSALPQPELDPTIHARATAELLLDRYGVVTRGSVMAEQILGGFGLMYKVLARLEEAGRCRRGYFIEHLGAAQFAVPATVDRLRSYSEDSQLAKPEPVALALAATDPANPYGAALPWPALHDEAGTGHRPGRKAGALVVLVDGALVLYVERGGKTLLAFSDDDAVLAAAGSALVGVVTRGAVDKLVMEKVNGHEILDTPIAAALSAAGAYSTPKGLRVRA from the coding sequence ATGCAGCAGGAACAGGGCTCCAGGCCGGGCGGAACCTCAGCCTCCACGCCCATGGGGCAGTTCAGCAGGCCCACCCGCGAATGGTTCCTCGGCGCCTTTCCAGAGCCAACTCCTGCCCAGGACGGTGCATGGCAGGCCATCTCCTCCGCCTCGCACGCACTGGTGGTCGCGCCCACCGGCTCGGGCAAAACCCTGGCCGCGTTCCTCTGGGCTTTGGACCGGCTGCTGGTATCCGGCTCCGCGGCGCCGGAGGGCCTCGTCCCTGACGTTACCGGGCCGGAGGCACCCGCAAAAGGAAGGCGTCCCCGGGCCCCCAAACGCAAGACCCGCGTCCTGTACATCTCCCCCCTGAAAGCACTGGGCGTGGACGTGGAACGGAACCTTCGCTCGCCGCTCATCGGCATCACGCAGACCGCCAAGCGGCTCGGGCTCCCCGCCCCGCTGATCACTGTTGGCGTCCGGTCCGGGGACACCACGGCAGCCGATCGCCGCGCCTTGCTGAGCAGCCCGCCGGACATTCTTATCACCACGCCGGAATCGCTGTTCCTGATGCTCACCTCAAGGGCCCGCGAAACCCTCACCGAGGTGGACACCATCATTATCGATGAGGTCCACGCGGTGGCCGGGACCAAGCGCGGAGCCCACCTCGCCGTCTCACTGGAACGGCTGGATGCGCTGCTGCCCAAACCGGCACAGCGGATTGGACTCTCCGCCACCGTTGAGCCCAAGGAACTGGTAGCCCAATTCCTGGCAGGGACCGCGCCGGTGGAAATCGTTGCCCCTCCGGCGAAGAAGAACTGGGACCTTACCGTCTCAGTCCCCGTTGAAGACATGTCAGACCTCCAGGGCGCCGCCGGTGCCTTCGATTCCGGTCCGGCGTCCGGGCTGCAGCCCCAGGCCTCCATCTGGCCGCACGTGGAGGAGAAGATCGTCGACCTGGTGCTGGCCAACCAGTCCACCATCGTTTTTGCCAACTCCCGCCGCCTGTCCGAACGGCTCACCGCCCGGCTCAATGAGATCTACGCCGAACGGCAACTGGTGGCTGCCGGCGGTGGGTGGGACGATCCCGGGCCGCAGCAACGGGCACCCGGCATTCCCGCCTCCACCGCCACTCCAGCACACATGATGGCGCAGGCGGGAAGCACGGCCGGAGCGGATCCGGTGCTGGCACGGGCCCACCACGGCTCCGTCTCCAAGGACCAGCGGGCCCTGATTGAAGACGACCTCAAATCCGGCCGGCTGAGGTGCGTTGTGGCCACTTCGTCACTGGAACTCGGCATCGACATGGGTGCCGTGGACCTGGTGGTGCAGGTGGAATCGCCGCCGTCGGTGGCCAGCGGCCTGCAGCGGGTGGGCCGTGCCGGCCACCAGGTGGGCGAGGTTTCCCAGGGTGTCCTCTTTCCGAAGCACCGGGCAGACCTGGTACACACGGCCATCACCGTGGAACGTATGTTGACGGGAAAAATCGAGCGCCTCAGCATTCCAGCCAATCCCCTGGACATCCTCGCCCAGCAGACGGTGGCCGCCACGGCTTTGGGCAGCATAGATGTTGAGGAATGGTTCACCACCGTCCGCCGTTCCGCCCCGTTTGCGTCCCTCCCCCGGTCCGCTTTCGAGGCCACGCTTGACCTGCTCGCCGGCCGCTATCCGTCTGATGAGTTTGCCGAGCTGCGCCCCAGGATCATCTGGGACCGCAACGCCGGCACCATCGAAGGCAGGCCGGGAGCCCAGCGCCTGGCCGTCACTTCCGGCGGCACCATCCCGGACCGCGGGCTTTTCGGCGTTTACATTATCGGCACCGAGGTGGAGGGCACGTCCTCCCCTTCAACGGACGGCAAGCCGGCGCCTGCGCCCAAGGGCGGCCGCCGGGTGGGCGAGCTGGACGAGGAGATGGTGTACGAATCCCGTGTCGGCGACATCTTCGCCCTCGGTGCCACGAGCTGGAAAATCGAGGACATTACGCATGACCGCGTACTGGTTTCGCCCGCGTTCGGCCAGCCTGGAAAGCTGCCCTTCTGGAAGGGCGACTCCCTCGGCCGCCCGGTGGACCTGGGCCGGGCACTGGGCGCGTTCGTCCGCGAACTGTCAGCGTCCGACGTCGGGCCCGCCACCGAGCGCTGCAAGGCCAGCGGCCTGGACGACTTCGCGGCCAACAACCTCATCAGTTACCTGAGCGAACAGAAACAGGCCACCGAAGTGGTCCCCAACGACACCACGCTGGTGGTGGAACGGTTCCACGACGAACTGGGCGACTGGCGGGTGATCCTGCACAGCCCCTTCGGCATGCCCGTCCACGCGCCATGGGCGCTGGCTGTGGGCCAGCGGCTGCACCAGCGGTACGGCATGGACGGCTCCGCCATGGCCGCCGACGACGGGATCGTGCTGCGGGTGCCCATGATGGAGGACGAGCCTCCCGGTGCCGAGCTGTTCCTGTTTGATCCGGAGGAACTGGAGCAGATTGTCACCGCAGAAGTGGGCGGCAGTGCGCTTTTCGCCTCGCGCTTCCGTGAATGCGCGGCGCGGGCCCTGCTGCTGCCGCGGCAGACCCCCGGCAAGCGCCAACCGCTGTGGCAGCAGCGGCAGCGGTCCGCCCAGCTGCTGGATGTGGCCAGGAAGTACCCCACCTTCCCCATAGTGCTGGAAACGGTGCGGGAATGCCTGCAGGACGTCTACGACCTGCCCGCACTGAAGGACATCGCAGCGTCCGTGGAACGGCGCGAGCTGAGGATCGTGCAGACCACCACATCGCAGCCGTCTCCCTTCGCCAAGTCACTCCTGTTCGGATATGTTGCCCAGTTCCTCTACGAGGGTGATTCACCGCTCGCGGAGCGGCGGGCTGCGGCCCTGGCCCTGGATTCCACGCTCCTTAACGAACTGCTGGGCCGCGTCGAGCTGCGGGAGCTGTTGGACGCGAAAGTCATCGAGGCCACCGAGCGGGAGTTGCAGCGCCTGGTGCCGGACCGCCGGGCGCGCGGGGTTGAAGGCGTCGCGGACCTGCTGCGCCTCCTGGGCCCACTGGCGCCGACGGAAGCAGCTGCCCGGTTGGAACCGGTGGTTGAGCCTGTCGAAACCGGGCCAGCCGATACCCCGGTGGTTGAGCCTGCCGAAACCGGGCCAGCCAAAACCCCGGTGGTTGAGCCTGCCGAAACCAAGCCCGCCAAAACCCCCGTGGTTGAGCCTGTCGAAACCGAGGCCGAACCCTTCCAAGCCGATTCCGCCCATGCCAGCACGAAATCAGCCACCGCCCACTTGCTTGCCCTGCAGCGCGCCAACCGCGCCATCAAGGTCAACATCGCTGGCGTGGAACGGTTCGCCGCGGTTGAGGACGCCGCCCGGCTCCGGGATGCCATCGGAGTGCCCCTGCCCATGGGGGTTCCGCTCGCGTTCATCGAACCCGTGGCGGATCCTTTGGGCGATCTTGTCTCCCGTTACGCACGGACCCACGGACCCTTTACGGCAGGCGAAGCAGCAGCCCGGCTGGGCCTGGGTGTGGCGGTGGTAAGCACTGCCCTGAAACGTTTGGCCGCGGACGGCCGGGTGGTGGAAGGCGAGTTCCGGCCCCATTCCGGCGAATCAATGGCTCCCGAAATACCAGCACTGGATGCACCAGCACCTGAAGCACAGCAGCCCGTTGCACCAACTCCTGATACCCGGAGCGGTGATACCCACAGCGCTGATACACAGATCGCTGAAACACAGGGCGCCGATCCACAACACGCCGAAGCACAGCATCACAGCAGCGTTAGTGAGTGGTGTGATGCCGAGGTGCTCCGCAAGCTGCGGCGGCGGTCCCTGGCGGCCTTGCGCGCCGAGGTGGAACCGGTGGACGGCTCCGCCTACGGCCGGTTCCTGCCGGCGTGGCAGCACGTGCGAACCCCCGGCGGTGGTCGCGGGCAGCCGGCGCTCCGTGGACTGGACGGCATCGTCACCGCCATCGACCAGCTCTCCGGAGTTCCCGTTCCCGCCTCGGCCTGGGAGCCCCTGGTCCTGGCCAGCCGGGTGTCCAACTACCAGCCCGCCATGCTCGACGAGCTTATGGCCGCGGGCGAGGTTCTCTGGTCCGGAGCGGGCGCCTTACCCGGAAACGACGGATGGGTCAGCCTGCACCTGGCCGACTCGGCGGAGCTGACCCTGAACCCGGCTATCGACTACGAACCCGGGAACGCCCAGCTGCGGCTCCTGGAGCACCTGCGCAACAATGGCGGCGGCTACTTCTTCCGGCAGCTGACGGACGTGGCCGGGGGCATGGACTCGGTCCTCAGCGACCAGGAGGTTGTTACTGCCCTGTGGGACCTGGCGTGGGCAGGGCGCGTCACCGGTGACACCTTCGCACCGGTGCGGGCGCTGATCGCCGGCGGACATACCGCACACCGGCAGGTTGCCCGCGCCCCGCGCGCGCGGGCACCTCGGATGAGCCGGCTGGGCCGTTCCCATGGGACGGGACTGATGGGTTCTGCCGGCCTCGGCAGCGGCCGCTATGGCACGTCGTCAGCTGCAGTGGCCACGCCGCCTATGGTGGCAGGCCGCTGGTCCGCGCTTCCGCAGCCTGAGCTGGACCCGACTATCCACGCCCGCGCCACCGCAGAACTCCTGCTGGACCGCTACGGCGTGGTCACCCGTGGTTCGGTTATGGCGGAACAGATCCTGGGCGGATTCGGCCTGATGTACAAAGTCCTTGCCCGGCTGGAGGAAGCCGGCCGGTGCCGCCGCGGCTACTTCATCGAACACCTGGGCGCGGCCCAGTTCGCCGTCCCGGCAACAGTAGACCGTTTGCGTTCGTATTCGGAGGATAGCCAGCTCGCCAAGCCTGAACCTGTTGCCCTCGCCCTGGCTGCCACCGATCCTGCCAACCCCTATGGTGCCGCCCTCCCCTGGCCCGCCCTGCACGACGAAGCCGGAACAGGGCACCGTCCCGGGCGCAAGGCGGGCGCCCTCGTGGTGCTGGTGGATGGTGCGCTGGTCCTCTACGTGGAACGGGGCGGCAAAACCCTGCTGGCCTTCAGCGACGACGACGCCGTCCTGGCCGCAGCGGGTTCCGCGCTGGTAGGCGTGGTGACCCGCGGCGCCGTGGACAAGCTGGTCATGGAGAAAGTGAACGGGCACGAGATCCTGGATACGCCGATTGCTGCCGCCCTTAGCGCGGCCGGCGCCTACTCCACCCCCAAGGGGCTGAGGGTCCGTGCCTGA
- a CDS encoding LacI family DNA-binding transcriptional regulator, whose product MATQAAGTQRPATIHDIAAVCGVAASTVSRALSTPDRVNIRTRERIQAAAAELNYLPNSQAKALSSGRTGAVGVLVPDITNPFYFDLIRGTQLQLKAAGYTQLLVDTEESDEVEASTLEQLRKTADGVIVAASRLTDDALMEAAGKAPLVTINRDVAGVPAVIIDTPSATSQALDHLISLGHTRVAYIAGPLTSQSSERRWAALSEAAQDRGVEVRSLGPFAPKTQSGAAAADAAVHSGVTACIAFNDLIAIGMLQRLRERGIRVPEEMSIVGCDDIFGADFCNPPLTTMASPIEQAGRVAVSMLLAKLNPLAGGGIRSRSVMPTHLTVRGSTAAAPHS is encoded by the coding sequence ATGGCGACGCAAGCGGCAGGAACCCAGCGCCCTGCCACCATCCACGACATCGCCGCCGTATGCGGTGTTGCCGCATCCACTGTTTCACGCGCGCTGTCAACGCCGGACCGGGTCAACATCCGTACCCGGGAGCGCATCCAGGCGGCTGCCGCAGAGCTGAACTACCTGCCGAATTCCCAGGCAAAGGCATTGAGCTCCGGACGCACGGGAGCAGTAGGAGTACTTGTTCCCGACATCACCAACCCGTTCTATTTCGACCTGATCCGGGGAACCCAGCTCCAGCTCAAGGCGGCGGGTTATACCCAGCTGCTGGTGGACACCGAGGAATCAGACGAGGTGGAAGCCAGCACGCTGGAACAGTTGCGAAAGACAGCCGACGGCGTCATCGTCGCAGCCTCCCGGCTCACCGATGATGCGCTCATGGAGGCTGCCGGCAAGGCGCCCCTGGTGACCATTAATCGTGACGTTGCAGGTGTTCCTGCCGTCATCATTGATACCCCCTCCGCCACCAGCCAGGCGCTTGACCACCTGATTTCGCTGGGACACACCCGGGTTGCCTACATCGCCGGGCCGCTGACGTCCCAATCCAGCGAACGCCGCTGGGCTGCCCTGTCCGAGGCAGCCCAGGACCGTGGCGTGGAAGTGCGCAGCCTGGGCCCGTTTGCTCCCAAGACCCAATCGGGTGCAGCTGCCGCCGATGCCGCAGTGCACAGCGGGGTCACTGCGTGCATCGCCTTCAATGACCTGATTGCGATCGGCATGCTCCAGCGGCTGCGGGAACGCGGGATCCGGGTACCGGAGGAGATGAGCATCGTGGGGTGCGACGACATCTTTGGCGCGGACTTCTGCAATCCCCCGCTGACCACCATGGCGTCACCGATAGAACAGGCGGGCAGGGTGGCCGTTTCCATGCTGCTGGCCAAGCTCAACCCGCTGGCCGGAGGCGGCATCCGCAGCCGTTCGGTGATGCCCACGCACCTGACAGTGCGAGGTTCCACCGCCGCGGCGCCGCACTCCTGA
- a CDS encoding YcnI family copper-binding membrane protein: MNTSTLRRTLQTTAATGAAAALLLAVAAGASAHVGVTPDKTDAGSYALLTFSIPHGCDTSATTKVAIRLPEELNDAQPTVNPNWSVEKVAEQLAEPKKLADGTSITKRTSQIVYTAKAPLAHELRDALVLSVKLPDAVGSTLYFPTLQSCETGQTDWSEIAVDGQDPHSLKAPAPSVTVTEAGGTGHGDTAAASDSHSSASPSIEQASVTDSGADARSWAGLAAGTTGLVLGVAAYLRSGTRRKPSADPAAK, from the coding sequence GTGAACACCTCAACACTTCGCCGTACCCTGCAAACAACCGCCGCCACCGGGGCCGCTGCAGCCCTGCTGCTCGCCGTTGCCGCCGGGGCCTCGGCGCACGTCGGCGTGACGCCGGACAAGACCGATGCCGGTTCATATGCCCTGCTCACCTTCTCGATTCCGCACGGCTGCGACACCTCAGCCACCACCAAGGTGGCTATCAGGCTGCCGGAGGAACTCAACGATGCCCAGCCCACGGTCAATCCCAACTGGAGCGTGGAGAAGGTCGCCGAACAGCTCGCCGAGCCGAAGAAACTGGCTGACGGCACGTCCATCACCAAGCGGACCAGCCAGATCGTCTACACCGCCAAGGCGCCCCTGGCCCACGAACTCCGCGATGCCCTGGTGCTCTCCGTAAAGCTCCCGGACGCGGTGGGCAGCACGCTGTACTTCCCCACCCTCCAGAGCTGTGAAACCGGGCAGACGGACTGGTCCGAGATCGCCGTGGACGGCCAGGACCCGCACTCCCTGAAGGCCCCGGCGCCCTCGGTCACCGTCACCGAGGCAGGCGGCACCGGACACGGGGATACTGCTGCAGCCTCGGATTCACACTCCAGCGCCTCCCCGTCCATCGAACAGGCCTCGGTGACGGACAGCGGGGCGGACGCCCGGAGCTGGGCAGGCCTGGCAGCCGGCACCACCGGCCTGGTGCTCGGCGTCGCGGCGTACCTGCGCAGCGGCACCCGCCGGAAACCTTCCGCGGACCCGGCAGCCAAGTAG
- a CDS encoding NAD(P)H-dependent flavin oxidoreductase, whose amino-acid sequence MTTQQFPSASSNRLTSLLGIEAPVVLGPFGGFSSIQLTAAVSEGGGLGSFGLYGYDGTAIRKTAAELQAATAKPFALNLWVPTGNETTALAPEEFERHTAALKPYFEELGIPLPDMPARYLADYGEQVEATLEAGPAVVSFVFGVPAPDVVEEAHRRGIKVVGTATTVAEAVALEAGGVDAVVASGMESGGHRVSFLKPAEESLVGTFALVPQVADAVSIPVIAAGGIAERRGFAAAMALGADAVQVGTAFLATRESAAVPAYREVLRSPAAAHTVLTRTLSGRLARGIPNRIIRDLEEAGTVAPFPVQNWLTGRFRPQAAAQGNTDLMSLWAGQSAPLLRFDTAAEVLAELLAGAGRTPDHR is encoded by the coding sequence ATGACAACCCAACAATTCCCTTCCGCCAGCTCCAACAGGCTCACGAGCCTCCTGGGCATTGAGGCGCCAGTGGTCCTCGGGCCGTTCGGAGGTTTCTCCTCTATACAGCTCACCGCAGCAGTGAGTGAAGGCGGCGGGCTGGGTTCCTTCGGCCTCTACGGATACGACGGCACCGCCATCCGAAAGACGGCAGCCGAACTCCAGGCGGCGACAGCAAAGCCCTTCGCCCTGAACCTTTGGGTGCCCACCGGCAATGAAACCACCGCCCTCGCGCCGGAAGAGTTCGAAAGACACACCGCCGCCCTGAAACCGTACTTCGAGGAACTGGGCATACCCCTGCCGGACATGCCTGCCCGGTACCTGGCGGACTACGGCGAGCAGGTGGAGGCGACACTGGAAGCGGGTCCCGCCGTCGTCAGCTTTGTTTTCGGCGTGCCTGCGCCCGACGTTGTGGAGGAAGCCCACCGCCGCGGCATCAAGGTAGTGGGCACCGCCACCACCGTTGCCGAAGCGGTGGCGCTGGAGGCAGGCGGGGTTGATGCCGTGGTGGCCAGCGGCATGGAGTCCGGTGGCCACCGGGTGTCCTTCCTGAAGCCCGCGGAGGAGTCGCTGGTGGGTACGTTCGCCCTGGTTCCCCAGGTTGCCGACGCCGTATCCATCCCGGTCATCGCGGCCGGCGGCATCGCGGAGCGCCGTGGCTTCGCGGCAGCCATGGCACTGGGGGCTGATGCCGTTCAGGTGGGAACGGCATTCCTGGCCACCCGTGAATCCGCCGCCGTACCCGCTTACCGTGAGGTGTTGCGCAGCCCCGCCGCTGCCCACACTGTATTGACCCGCACCCTGAGCGGCCGGCTGGCCCGCGGCATTCCCAACCGCATCATCAGGGATCTTGAAGAAGCCGGCACGGTGGCCCCGTTCCCGGTGCAGAACTGGCTGACGGGCCGCTTCCGGCCACAGGCTGCCGCCCAGGGGAACACGGACCTGATGTCCCTGTGGGCCGGGCAGTCGGCTCCGCTGCTCCGGTTCGACACCGCAGCCGAGGTCCTTGCCGAGCTGCTGGCAGGAGCCGGCCGGACACCGGATCACCGGTAG
- a CDS encoding DUF4383 domain-containing protein, with product MTSMSSDGRTVGRTNIQKAALAVGVVFLLVGVLGFIPGITGNYETLGFAGHESEALLLGIFQVSILHNIVHLLFGAAGIALARNAAQSKNYLIVGGAIYLVLWLYGLLIGLDTPANFVPVNTADNWLHFVLGVAMVGLGVALSRGTARAGRTTTAH from the coding sequence ATGACAAGCATGAGTTCGGACGGTCGCACCGTAGGTCGGACAAACATCCAAAAAGCAGCCCTCGCGGTAGGCGTAGTGTTCCTCCTGGTGGGCGTCCTGGGGTTCATCCCGGGCATCACCGGCAACTATGAAACCCTGGGATTCGCCGGCCACGAATCTGAGGCCTTGCTCCTGGGCATCTTCCAGGTATCAATACTTCACAACATCGTCCACCTGCTGTTTGGCGCGGCCGGCATCGCCTTGGCCCGGAACGCCGCACAGTCGAAGAACTACCTGATCGTGGGTGGCGCCATCTACCTGGTCCTCTGGCTGTACGGCCTGCTGATCGGCCTTGACACGCCGGCGAACTTCGTCCCGGTCAACACTGCGGACAACTGGCTGCACTTTGTCCTGGGCGTGGCCATGGTCGGCCTGGGCGTGGCACTGTCCCGCGGCACCGCGCGTGCCGGCCGTACCACCACGGCTCACTAG